In a single window of the Streptococcus ilei genome:
- a CDS encoding thymidine kinase — MAQLYYKYGTMNSGKTIEILKVAHNYEEQGKSVVIMTSAIDTRDGFGVVSSRIGMKREAIAIEDDTDVFGYIQSLKEKPYCVLVDEAQFLKRHHVYDLARVVDELDVPVMAFGLKNDFRNELFEGSKHLLLLADKIEEIKTICQYCSRKATMVLRTQAGKPVYDGEQIQIGGHETYISVCRKHYFAPLIASNKDQDYGR, encoded by the coding sequence ATGGCACAATTATATTATAAATATGGGACGATGAATTCTGGTAAGACCATCGAAATTTTGAAGGTAGCCCATAATTATGAAGAGCAAGGAAAAAGCGTCGTTATCATGACCTCAGCAATCGATACGCGCGATGGATTTGGAGTTGTTTCTAGCCGGATTGGTATGAAACGGGAAGCCATTGCGATCGAAGACGATACAGACGTCTTCGGTTATATCCAAAGCCTGAAAGAGAAACCCTACTGTGTCTTGGTCGATGAAGCACAGTTTTTAAAACGACACCATGTCTATGATTTAGCTAGAGTTGTAGATGAACTAGATGTGCCGGTTATGGCTTTTGGCCTCAAAAATGATTTCCGAAATGAACTCTTTGAAGGTTCCAAACACCTCCTCTTGTTGGCAGACAAGATCGAGGAGATTAAGACCATCTGCCAATATTGTTCCCGCAAGGCGACCATGGTCTTGCGTACTCAAGCGGGTAAACCCGTCTACGATGGAGAGCAGATTCAAATCGGTGGACACGAGACCTATATCTCCGTTTGCCGCAAACATTATTTTGCACCACTGATAGCATCTAATAAGGATCAAGACTATGGCCGTTGA
- a CDS encoding nucleoid-associated protein: MDIYVKKAIIHQFSPDDTDLYLADKFLNITPKIEEYLRKKIERVYSDEAKTGIFEEDNPFLELISDDLLDTSVAVANRWKEEFIVSENQKTNDLVFIQFSKEGVDHFAFLRIALRETLTHLGGEVDNPIKLTQNNLPGFGTGADEALVINLQSRKYHLIEKRIKYNGAFLNYFSENLLQEQPKISPKKSIKEIEKTAQRIAENFQQDDFQFQSKVKSAIFNQLEEENELSPEKLANDLFDNNLTARLSFVDQVKETIPDPVRFDEIDASRQLKKFENQKLSLSNGIELLVPNHVYEDAESVEFIQNENGTYSILIKNIEDIQNK; this comes from the coding sequence ATGGACATTTATGTAAAAAAAGCCATCATTCATCAATTTAGCCCAGATGATACCGATCTCTACCTGGCGGACAAATTCCTCAATATCACACCTAAAATTGAGGAATACTTGCGAAAAAAGATTGAGCGGGTCTATTCCGATGAGGCCAAGACCGGTATTTTCGAAGAGGATAACCCTTTTCTTGAGCTAATTTCGGATGATTTACTAGACACTTCAGTTGCAGTAGCGAATCGCTGGAAAGAAGAATTTATCGTCTCTGAGAATCAAAAGACCAACGATTTGGTGTTCATCCAATTCTCAAAAGAAGGAGTGGACCACTTTGCCTTTCTTCGAATTGCTTTACGGGAAACCTTGACCCATCTAGGTGGTGAAGTGGATAATCCGATTAAGTTGACGCAAAACAATCTACCTGGCTTTGGGACTGGTGCAGATGAAGCTTTGGTCATTAATCTTCAAAGCCGCAAGTACCATTTGATTGAAAAACGAATCAAGTACAATGGAGCGTTTTTGAACTATTTCTCTGAGAATCTTCTTCAGGAGCAACCCAAAATTTCACCTAAAAAATCAATCAAAGAAATCGAAAAAACGGCCCAGCGGATTGCGGAGAATTTCCAACAAGATGATTTTCAGTTCCAATCCAAGGTCAAATCAGCTATTTTCAATCAATTGGAAGAAGAGAATGAACTGTCACCTGAAAAATTAGCCAATGATTTGTTTGATAACAACCTAACGGCTCGACTCAGTTTTGTCGATCAGGTGAAAGAGACTATTCCAGACCCTGTTCGCTTCGATGAGATTGATGCCAGTCGCCAATTGAAAAAATTTGAGAACCAAAAGCTCTCCCTTTCAAACGGAATTGAGCTTTTGGTCCCTAACCATGTTTACGAAGATGCTGAATCAGTAGAGTTCATCCAGAATGAGAATGGGACCTACTCGATCCTCATCAAAAATATAGAGGACATTCAGAATAAATAA
- a CDS encoding GNAT family N-acetyltransferase, with the protein MAVELRDITKKNYFDVLNLEVQPNQRNFIASNSVSLAEAYVYDKNGDFIAPLAVYDKEVLVGFVMIAYDRKIGISKGNYLLFRFMIDQRFQGLGYFKPTMDAVIDFVSSEPAGKATSLWLSYEPENKHARSCYLHYGFKETAQVIKDEIVAIYDLTTKN; encoded by the coding sequence ATGGCCGTTGAGCTAAGAGATATTACAAAGAAAAATTATTTTGATGTTTTAAATCTAGAAGTTCAGCCAAACCAAAGGAATTTTATTGCATCCAATTCCGTTAGTTTAGCTGAAGCCTATGTATATGATAAAAATGGTGATTTTATAGCTCCCTTAGCAGTTTATGATAAGGAAGTATTAGTTGGTTTTGTTATGATTGCCTATGACCGGAAAATTGGGATCAGCAAGGGAAACTACTTGTTATTTCGTTTTATGATAGATCAACGCTTTCAAGGTTTAGGCTATTTTAAACCGACTATGGATGCGGTCATTGACTTTGTTTCTTCAGAGCCAGCTGGAAAAGCAACAAGTCTTTGGTTATCTTATGAACCAGAAAATAAACATGCGAGATCTTGCTATCTCCATTATGGATTTAAAGAAACTGCCCAAGTCATAAAAGACGAAATTGTAGCAATCTATGATCTAACAACCAAGAATTAA
- a CDS encoding 4-oxalocrotonate tautomerase, which translates to MPFVRIDLFEGRTLEQKKALAKEVTEAVVRNTGAPQSAVHVIINDMPEGTYFPQGEMRTK; encoded by the coding sequence ATGCCATTTGTACGAATTGATTTATTTGAAGGACGCACATTGGAACAAAAGAAAGCTTTGGCCAAGGAAGTAACCGAAGCTGTTGTTCGGAATACAGGTGCTCCCCAATCCGCCGTTCACGTCATCATCAATGATATGCCTGAAGGAACTTACTTCCCTCAAGGTGAGATGAGAACTAAATAA
- a CDS encoding nucleobase:cation symporter-2 family protein: protein MQKQENHSQAAILGLQHLLAMYSGSILVPIMIAGALGYNAHQLTYLISTDIFMCGVATFLQLQLNKYFGIGLPVVLGVAFQSVAPLSMIGASHGSGAMFGALIVSGIYVVLVSGFFSKIANLFPSIVTGSVITTIGLTLIPVAIGNMGNNAAEPTVQSLFLAVITILIILVVNIYTTGFIKSISILIGLIVGTAIAASMGLVDFTPVDQAPILHVPTPFFFGAPKFEITSIVMMCIIATVSMVESTGVYLALSDITKDPIDSTRLRNGYRAEGLAVLLGGIFNTFPYTGFSQNVGLVKLSGIKTRLPIYYAAGFLVLLGLLPKFGALAQIIPSPVLGGAMLVMFGFVSIQGMQILARVDFEHNEHNFLIAAVSIAAGVGLNNSTLFNGLPSAFKMFFANGIVVASVLAIILNAILNRNKK, encoded by the coding sequence ATGCAAAAGCAAGAAAACCATTCACAGGCAGCCATTCTAGGCTTGCAGCACCTATTGGCCATGTATTCGGGTTCTATTTTAGTACCGATTATGATTGCGGGCGCTTTGGGCTATAATGCCCACCAACTAACCTATCTGATTTCTACAGATATCTTTATGTGTGGGGTAGCCACCTTCCTGCAATTGCAGTTAAACAAATATTTCGGGATTGGTCTTCCGGTCGTTCTCGGGGTGGCCTTCCAGTCCGTGGCGCCTCTTAGCATGATTGGGGCTAGCCATGGTAGTGGCGCTATGTTTGGTGCCTTGATTGTTTCAGGGATTTACGTCGTTCTGGTCTCAGGTTTCTTCTCTAAAATTGCCAACCTCTTCCCATCTATTGTTACAGGATCTGTCATTACCACAATCGGTTTGACCTTGATTCCAGTTGCGATTGGGAACATGGGAAACAATGCAGCAGAACCAACGGTTCAAAGTTTGTTTTTGGCCGTGATTACCATTCTCATCATTCTCGTGGTTAATATCTATACGACAGGCTTTATCAAATCCATCTCTATTTTGATTGGGTTGATCGTTGGGACAGCTATTGCAGCTTCTATGGGCTTGGTGGACTTCACGCCCGTGGATCAGGCCCCTATTCTTCATGTTCCAACACCGTTCTTCTTTGGAGCTCCTAAGTTTGAAATCACCTCAATCGTTATGATGTGTATCATCGCAACTGTTTCAATGGTGGAATCGACTGGTGTTTATCTTGCACTTTCGGATATTACAAAAGATCCAATTGATAGCACGCGCCTCCGTAATGGCTACCGCGCTGAAGGGTTGGCCGTACTTCTCGGTGGTATCTTCAATACCTTCCCTTACACTGGATTCTCACAAAACGTAGGCTTGGTGAAATTGTCTGGTATCAAGACTCGTCTTCCAATCTACTATGCAGCTGGTTTCCTCGTTCTCCTTGGTCTCCTTCCTAAGTTTGGAGCTTTGGCACAAATCATTCCAAGTCCAGTACTTGGTGGAGCCATGCTGGTTATGTTTGGTTTTGTATCTATTCAGGGGATGCAGATTCTGGCTCGTGTCGATTTTGAACACAATGAGCACAATTTCCTCATCGCGGCTGTATCGATAGCAGCAGGAGTCGGTTTGAACAATAGTACTCTCTTTAACGGCCTTCCAAGTGCATTTAAAATGTTCTTTGCAAATGGAATTGTCGTTGCCAGCGTCTTGGCAATCATTCTGAACGCCATCTTGAACCGTAACAAAAAATAG
- the prfA gene encoding peptide chain release factor 1 produces MNIYDQLQAVEDRYEELGELLSDPDVVSDTKRFMELSKEEASTRDTVTAYREYKQVLQNIVDAEEMIKESGGDADLEEMAKQELKDAKAEKEEYEEKLKILLLPKDPNDDKNIILEIRGAAGGDEAQLFAGDLLQMYQKYAESQGWRFEVMEASYNGVGGIKEVVAMVSGQSVYSKLKYESGAHRVQRVPVTESQGRVHTSTATVLVMPEIEEVEYDIDPKDLRIDIYHASGAGGQNVNKVATAVRIVHLPTNIKVEMQEERTQQKNREKAMKIIRARVADHFAQIAQDEQDAERKSTIGTGDRSERIRTYNFPQNRVTDHRIGLTLQKLDTILSGKLDEVVDALVLYDQTQKLEELNK; encoded by the coding sequence ATGAATATCTATGATCAACTACAAGCTGTAGAAGACCGTTACGAAGAGTTAGGAGAGTTATTGAGTGACCCAGATGTGGTCTCTGATACCAAACGCTTTATGGAGCTTTCAAAAGAAGAAGCTTCTACTCGTGATACGGTGACAGCTTACCGAGAGTACAAACAAGTCCTTCAAAATATCGTCGATGCTGAAGAAATGATTAAGGAATCAGGTGGCGATGCAGATTTGGAAGAAATGGCCAAGCAGGAACTCAAAGATGCTAAGGCTGAAAAAGAAGAGTACGAAGAAAAACTAAAGATTTTGCTTCTTCCAAAAGATCCAAACGATGACAAGAACATTATCTTGGAAATTCGTGGGGCAGCAGGAGGGGACGAAGCCCAGTTGTTTGCTGGTGACCTCTTGCAGATGTACCAAAAATACGCGGAAAGCCAAGGCTGGCGCTTTGAAGTCATGGAAGCATCCTATAATGGCGTTGGTGGGATCAAAGAAGTAGTGGCCATGGTTTCTGGTCAATCTGTCTACTCAAAACTCAAGTATGAATCGGGTGCCCACCGGGTACAACGGGTTCCTGTGACAGAAAGCCAAGGTCGTGTCCATACATCGACAGCAACCGTTCTGGTCATGCCAGAAATCGAAGAAGTTGAATACGACATTGATCCAAAAGATCTTCGGATCGATATCTACCACGCATCTGGTGCGGGCGGACAGAACGTCAACAAGGTTGCAACAGCTGTCCGTATTGTCCACTTGCCAACCAATATCAAGGTAGAAATGCAGGAAGAACGGACCCAACAGAAGAACCGTGAAAAAGCCATGAAGATCATCCGTGCCCGTGTGGCTGACCACTTTGCTCAGATTGCTCAAGATGAGCAGGATGCTGAGCGGAAGTCTACTATTGGTACTGGTGACCGTTCCGAGCGGATCCGGACTTACAACTTCCCTCAAAACCGTGTGACGGATCACCGGATTGGCTTGACCCTTCAAAAACTGGATACCATCTTATCTGGTAAATTAGATGAAGTGGTCGATGCTTTGGTCTTGTATGATCAAACTCAAAAACTAGAAGAGTTGAACAAATAA
- a CDS encoding MATE family efflux transporter, whose translation MYLTHHFKERLRLFISLFIPLLVYQLANYSASFVDTAMTGQYNTLDLAGVSTATSLWNPFFTFLTGIVSALTPIIGHHLGQGNKKRIASDFYQFIYLSFMMAVLLIAFVLLIAPIVLSKIGLESVVEGIATHYLAFLSLGILPLLLFSVVRSLLDTLGLTRLSMYLMLLLLPLNASFNYMLIYGAFGLPELGGAGAGLGTSLAYWVLLIIAFLILFKHPKVAIYQLWKIQPINFKEMKETIRLGLPIGGIVFAEVIIFSLVGLLMAKFPSMTIASHQSAMNFSTLMYAFPASISNTMAIIVSYEIGAGRPDVVRQYCRIGRWTAFGFAFFTLSFLYLYRYQVAGLYGTEPEFIHQTAIFMTYSLLFQIADTVAAPIQGILRGYKDTTVPFLLGVFSYWCVSIPLGIFLDHVTNLGPYAYWIGLISSIVVSGICYQLRLWQIQKKYQVS comes from the coding sequence ATGTATCTAACCCATCATTTTAAAGAACGCTTGCGTTTGTTTATCAGTCTATTTATCCCTCTCCTGGTCTATCAACTAGCCAACTATTCTGCTAGTTTTGTCGATACAGCCATGACAGGACAATACAATACCTTGGACTTAGCTGGCGTGTCAACCGCCACCAGTCTTTGGAATCCCTTCTTTACCTTTTTAACCGGGATTGTATCTGCTTTAACGCCCATTATTGGTCATCACTTAGGGCAGGGGAATAAAAAAAGAATCGCTTCTGATTTTTATCAATTTATCTATCTCTCTTTCATGATGGCTGTCCTCTTGATCGCTTTTGTCTTGCTGATTGCACCGATTGTCTTAAGTAAAATTGGTTTAGAAAGTGTCGTAGAGGGGATTGCAACCCATTACTTAGCCTTTCTCTCTCTAGGAATTTTGCCTCTCTTACTCTTTAGTGTGGTCCGTTCCTTGCTGGATACTTTAGGTCTCACTCGCTTGTCTATGTACCTTATGTTGCTCTTATTACCTTTAAATGCTAGTTTTAACTACATGTTGATTTATGGAGCTTTTGGTCTTCCTGAGCTAGGAGGAGCAGGAGCGGGACTAGGGACATCTTTGGCTTACTGGGTCCTCCTCATCATTGCTTTTTTGATCCTTTTTAAACACCCTAAAGTAGCTATCTACCAACTTTGGAAGATTCAACCTATCAATTTCAAAGAGATGAAAGAGACGATTCGCCTGGGCTTACCGATTGGGGGGATTGTGTTTGCAGAAGTCATCATCTTCTCTTTAGTGGGCTTGCTCATGGCTAAATTCCCATCTATGACCATTGCCAGTCACCAGTCGGCCATGAATTTTTCAACTCTCATGTACGCTTTTCCAGCTAGCATCTCCAATACAATGGCTATTATTGTGTCCTACGAGATTGGGGCTGGGCGTCCCGATGTTGTACGTCAATATTGCCGGATTGGACGATGGACAGCCTTTGGGTTTGCCTTCTTTACCCTTAGCTTCCTCTATCTTTATCGCTATCAAGTAGCAGGGCTCTATGGCACTGAGCCGGAATTTATCCACCAGACAGCTATTTTCATGACCTATAGCCTACTTTTCCAAATAGCGGATACGGTCGCAGCACCGATTCAAGGGATTCTACGCGGTTACAAGGATACTACCGTTCCCTTCTTGCTCGGAGTTTTTAGCTACTGGTGTGTCTCTATTCCATTGGGGATCTTTTTAGACCATGTCACCAACCTAGGTCCGTATGCTTACTGGATTGGCTTAATTTCTAGCATTGTCGTTAGTGGTATTTGTTACCAGCTGCGTCTATGGCAGATTCAAAAGAAATACCAAGTTTCTTAA
- the prmC gene encoding peptide chain release factor N(5)-glutamine methyltransferase yields MLLGQLVAQYEEALIAVGEEAESLSFAYRALKNWTFTDFVLALQKEVEAEDKTLLDSIFEQLKHHVPAQYIIGSAEFCGHVFTVDERVLIPRPETEELVTLILEENNQESLRVLDIGTGSGAIAISLALARPNWQVQASDVSVDALELAQENAQQLEAVVSFKTSNVLDELEGPYDLIVSNPPYISREDVEEVGANVLASEPHLALFADRDGYAIYEKIAQQAPSVLTPDGKIYLEIGYKQGNKVKELFQTAFPDKQVRVLKDQFGQDRMVVVDNGSI; encoded by the coding sequence ATGTTGTTGGGACAATTAGTAGCCCAGTATGAAGAAGCATTAATAGCCGTTGGAGAGGAAGCAGAAAGCCTCTCCTTCGCATATCGTGCTTTAAAAAACTGGACCTTTACGGACTTTGTCCTTGCTTTGCAAAAAGAAGTGGAAGCAGAGGATAAAACCTTGCTGGATTCCATCTTTGAGCAGTTGAAACATCACGTCCCTGCCCAGTATATTATTGGGAGCGCAGAATTCTGTGGTCATGTTTTTACAGTTGATGAGCGCGTGCTGATTCCTAGACCTGAAACAGAGGAACTCGTTACCCTCATTCTTGAGGAAAATAATCAGGAATCCTTACGAGTTCTGGATATCGGAACTGGAAGTGGTGCCATTGCCATTAGCTTAGCCCTTGCTAGACCTAATTGGCAGGTTCAAGCCAGTGATGTGTCAGTAGATGCCTTGGAGCTTGCTCAAGAAAATGCCCAGCAGTTAGAAGCGGTTGTGTCCTTTAAAACATCAAATGTACTGGATGAACTAGAAGGTCCTTACGATCTGATTGTTTCCAACCCTCCCTATATCTCTCGGGAAGATGTAGAAGAAGTTGGAGCCAACGTTTTAGCCTCTGAACCCCACTTAGCTCTCTTTGCGGATCGTGATGGCTATGCCATCTATGAAAAGATTGCCCAACAAGCACCAAGTGTATTAACACCAGATGGAAAGATTTATCTAGAGATCGGCTATAAGCAAGGTAACAAGGTAAAAGAGCTCTTTCAAACGGCATTTCCTGACAAACAAGTTCGAGTGCTGAAAGACCAATTTGGACAAGATAGAATGGTAGTAGTAGACAATGGATCCATTTGA
- the glyA gene encoding serine hydroxymethyltransferase — translation MIFDKEDYKAYDAALWDAIAKEEERQQNNIELIASENVVSKAVMAAQGSILTNKYAEGYPGRRYYGGTDVVDIVESLAIERAKEIFGAKFANVQPHSGSQANCAAYMALIEPGDTVMGMDLAAGGHLTHGASVSFSGQTYNFVSYSVDPETELLDFDAILKQAQEVKPKLIVAGASAYSHIIDFSKLREIADAVGAKLMVDMAHIAGLVAAGLHPSPVPYAHITTTTTHKTLRGPRGGLILTNDEDLAKKINSAIFPGIQGGPLEHVVAAKAVAFKEALDPAFKEYAANVIKNSQAMADVFLQDPDFRVISGGTENHLFLVDVTKVVENGKVAQNILDEVNITLNKNSIPYETLSPFKTSGIRIGTAAITARGFGEEESRTVAELIIKALKNADNPAALEEVRAQVKALTDAFPLYED, via the coding sequence ATGATTTTTGACAAAGAAGATTACAAAGCATATGATGCAGCTCTATGGGATGCCATTGCGAAAGAAGAAGAGCGCCAGCAAAATAACATTGAGTTGATTGCTTCTGAAAACGTCGTCTCCAAGGCGGTTATGGCTGCCCAAGGGTCTATCCTGACCAATAAATACGCAGAAGGATATCCGGGACGTCGTTACTACGGTGGGACTGATGTCGTAGACATCGTCGAAAGCCTCGCCATCGAACGCGCTAAGGAAATCTTTGGGGCTAAGTTCGCCAATGTTCAACCCCACTCAGGTAGTCAGGCTAACTGTGCTGCCTATATGGCCTTGATTGAGCCAGGAGATACGGTTATGGGGATGGATCTAGCTGCCGGTGGACATTTGACTCACGGTGCTTCTGTGAGCTTCTCAGGTCAAACCTACAACTTTGTATCTTACAGTGTAGATCCTGAAACTGAACTCTTGGATTTTGATGCTATCTTGAAACAAGCTCAAGAAGTGAAGCCAAAGTTGATTGTAGCAGGTGCTTCAGCCTACTCTCACATCATTGATTTCTCAAAATTGCGTGAGATTGCGGATGCAGTAGGAGCCAAACTCATGGTCGATATGGCCCATATTGCTGGTTTGGTAGCCGCTGGCCTTCACCCAAGCCCAGTTCCTTATGCACATATCACGACCACGACCACTCACAAGACCCTTCGTGGACCTCGTGGTGGCTTGATCCTGACCAATGATGAAGACTTGGCTAAAAAGATTAATTCTGCCATCTTCCCTGGTATTCAAGGAGGACCTTTAGAGCATGTCGTTGCAGCCAAAGCTGTTGCTTTCAAAGAAGCCCTCGATCCTGCCTTTAAAGAGTATGCAGCTAACGTGATTAAAAACAGCCAGGCTATGGCTGATGTCTTCTTGCAAGATCCAGATTTCCGTGTCATTTCAGGCGGAACAGAGAACCACCTTTTCCTTGTCGATGTGACGAAAGTCGTTGAAAATGGAAAAGTGGCTCAAAACATACTAGATGAGGTCAACATTACCCTCAACAAGAACTCCATCCCATATGAAACCCTGTCACCATTTAAGACCAGTGGGATTCGGATTGGGACAGCAGCTATCACAGCCCGTGGTTTTGGAGAAGAAGAAAGCCGTACGGTAGCTGAATTGATCATCAAAGCATTGAAAAATGCGGATAACCCAGCTGCATTAGAAGAAGTACGTGCTCAAGTCAAAGCCTTGACAGATGCCTTCCCACTTTACGAGGACTAA
- a CDS encoding xanthine phosphoribosyltransferase, translated as MKLLEERILKDGNVLGENILKVDSFLTHQVDYQLMKEIGKAFANRFKDAGLTKVVTIEASGIAPALYVAEALELPMIFAKKAKNITMNEGILTAEVYSFTKQVTSTVSIAGKFLSPDDRILIIDDFLANGQAAKGLIQIIEQAGARVEAVGIVIEKSFQEGRGLLEKLGYPVVSLARLDRFENGQVVFKEADI; from the coding sequence ATGAAATTATTAGAAGAACGTATTTTAAAAGACGGAAATGTCTTGGGAGAGAATATCCTTAAGGTTGATTCCTTCTTGACCCACCAAGTGGATTACCAGCTGATGAAAGAGATTGGGAAGGCATTTGCGAATCGCTTTAAAGATGCTGGACTGACTAAAGTTGTCACCATTGAAGCTTCCGGAATCGCTCCTGCCCTCTATGTCGCAGAAGCTTTAGAACTTCCTATGATCTTCGCTAAAAAAGCAAAGAATATTACGATGAATGAAGGGATTTTGACAGCAGAAGTCTATTCCTTTACCAAGCAAGTGACCAGTACCGTTTCCATTGCTGGCAAGTTTTTATCACCAGATGATCGCATCTTGATCATCGATGACTTTCTAGCAAATGGCCAAGCAGCTAAAGGCTTGATCCAGATTATCGAACAAGCTGGGGCACGTGTAGAAGCAGTTGGCATCGTCATTGAAAAATCCTTCCAAGAAGGCCGTGGACTGCTAGAAAAACTCGGCTACCCAGTTGTATCCCTAGCTCGTTTGGACCGTTTTGAAAATGGTCAAGTTGTATTCAAGGAGGCAGACATCTAA
- a CDS encoding GNAT family N-acetyltransferase produces the protein MLRALKPTDTASIYEINKEALGYAFCPEETARQLAKLSQDPHHFLLGYEDSTNHDLLGYVHAEVYESLYSNAGFNILALAVLPQSQGKGIGKALLEGLEQETEKRGYKFIRLNSAEHRIGAHAFYEQVGYTCDKLQKRFIKFI, from the coding sequence ATGCTACGTGCTTTGAAACCAACAGATACTGCATCTATTTACGAGATTAACAAAGAGGCTTTAGGTTATGCTTTTTGTCCAGAGGAAACGGCTAGACAACTAGCCAAGTTGTCTCAAGACCCCCATCACTTCCTACTAGGCTATGAGGATTCAACCAATCATGATTTACTTGGTTATGTCCACGCTGAAGTCTACGAATCCCTCTATTCCAATGCTGGATTTAATATCTTGGCCTTAGCAGTCTTACCTCAAAGTCAAGGGAAGGGAATCGGAAAAGCTTTGCTTGAAGGACTAGAACAGGAAACCGAAAAACGTGGCTACAAGTTTATACGTTTAAACTCTGCAGAACATCGTATTGGCGCTCATGCCTTCTACGAACAGGTCGGTTATACCTGTGACAAGCTACAAAAACGTTTTATAAAATTTATTTAA
- a CDS encoding L-threonylcarbamoyladenylate synthase: protein MDPFEKELEAGHAVVLPTETVYGLFAKALDEAAVDRVYTLKQRPREKAMNLNISSEEDIRFYSKNQPPYLSKLIATFLPGPLTIILEANEEVPAWINSGMATVGFRMPAHPKTLELIRKTGPLIGPSANLSGKASGTQCKQILKELGHGVIGLEDDSFLTGQDSTILDLSGDKVKILRQGAITREDILTKIPAIPFEEA, encoded by the coding sequence ATGGATCCATTTGAGAAAGAATTAGAAGCCGGACATGCAGTTGTCTTACCGACTGAGACTGTCTATGGCCTCTTTGCAAAGGCACTGGATGAAGCAGCGGTTGATCGAGTATACACTCTAAAGCAGCGCCCTCGTGAGAAGGCTATGAACCTCAATATTTCCAGTGAAGAAGACATTCGATTTTATTCGAAAAATCAACCACCTTATCTATCAAAACTAATCGCAACCTTTTTACCAGGACCCTTAACCATTATTCTCGAAGCCAATGAGGAGGTACCAGCTTGGATTAATTCTGGGATGGCTACGGTTGGTTTTCGGATGCCAGCTCATCCAAAAACATTGGAATTAATTCGTAAAACAGGTCCCTTGATCGGACCTTCTGCCAACCTCTCTGGGAAAGCTAGTGGAACCCAGTGTAAGCAGATTCTTAAGGAACTTGGTCATGGAGTGATAGGACTTGAAGACGATAGCTTTCTAACTGGTCAAGATTCGACTATTTTAGACTTATCTGGCGACAAGGTGAAGATTCTACGTCAAGGAGCGATTACACGAGAAGATATCCTTACCAAGATACCTGCAATCCCTTTTGAGGAGGCATGA